A DNA window from Fusarium fujikuroi IMI 58289 draft genome, chromosome FFUJ_chr11 contains the following coding sequences:
- a CDS encoding related to MNT3-alpha-1,3-mannosyltransferases responsible for adding the terminal mannose residues: MSLASAFILRLGQMFRDPPRALVRLGVFGGLSLLLILITWKGSASLSYGWTPPISESELKNISQKANEYAENHVEAPYKDTFWEVGQRARELSQWLSKSDKLDPTSKVGRQLRDVTEITAQQLFPFLKNPPRKPGSKTPLSDLRHSFDRGSRGIVIPVGGGEQSVRFAGHLIVSLRKVLGCRLPIQIVYAGEDDLPKKDRDRIAKLDGASDVEFLDIFTVFDDTTLRLKDGGWAIKAFALLGSHFEEVILLDADAVFIQQPERLFAQKAYIEKGALLFHDRLLWQHAFKERHEWWKDQIKEPSAEMNKSLVWTEDYAEECDSGVVVLNKARVSTLVGLLHVAWQNTYEVREEVTYRQGHGDKESWWLGLELGGSSYEFESHYGSMIGWGEGRGANVTKVCSFVIAHTDEKDKLLWYNGSLLKNKRVDPDGYEVPENWMIDGKWHKGRTKDDMSCMTDTEVLELTAEEKRVLRESIEIAKKVDIALKGTV, encoded by the coding sequence ATGTCGCTGGCATCGGCATTCATATTACGGCTCGGCCAAATGTTCAGGGACCCTCCTCGGGCCCTCGTGCGATTGGGTGTCTTCGGCGGCCTTTCCCTTTTACTTATTCTTATCACCTGGAAGGGCTCAGCCAGCTTATCTTACGGCTGGACGCCACCAATCAGCGAGTCTGAGCTGAAGAACATCTCACAAAAGGCGAATGAATACGCCGAAAATCACGTTGAGGCCCCCTATAAAGATACCTTCTGGGAGGTCGGTCAACGAGCACGAGAGTTGAGCCAATGGCTGTCAAAGTCTGACAAACTTGACCCGACTTCAAAAGTTGGGCGGCAGCTCCGGGATGTTACGGAGATAACAGCCCAACAACTATTCCCATTCCTCAAGAATCCACCACGGAAGCCGGGATCAAAAACGCCACTCTCTGACCTTCGACACTCTTTTGACAGAGGGTCCAGAGGAATTGTGATTCctgttggtggaggagagCAATCAGTTCGCTTCGCTGGCCATTTAATAGTGAGCCTGCGCAAAGTGTTGGGCTGTCGTCTCCCCATACAGATTGTGTATGCTGGAGAAGATGACTTGCCCAAAAAGGATCGCGACAGAATCGCAAAACTTGATGGCGCATCTGATGTTGAGTTTCTTGACATCTTCACGGTCTTTGATGATACTACACTGAGGCTCAAAGACGGAGGATGGGCCATCAAggcttttgctttgcttggTTCGCACTTTGAAGAGGTCATCCTCCtagatgctgatgctgtgtTCATTCAACAACCGGAAAGACTGTTTGCGCAAAAGGCATACATCGAGAAAGGAGCGTTGCTCTTCCACGACAGACTGCTTTGGCAACATGCATTCAAAGAAAGGCATGAATGGTGGAAGGACCAGATCAAGGAGCCATCAGCAGAGATGAACAAATCACTTGTATGGACAGAAGACTACGCTGAAGAATGTGATTCCGGTGTAGTAGTCCTCAACAAGGCGCGAGTAAGTACTCTTGTTGGCCTTCTACATGTCGCATGGCAGAACACGTATGAAGTCCGGGAGGAAGTCACTTACAGGCAAGGTCACGGGGACAAGGAGTCTTGgtggcttggccttgagcttggcggGTCCAGCTATGAGTTTGAGTCGCATTACGGTTCAATGATTGGCTGGGGTGAAGGTAGAGGAGCAAATGTGACAAAGGTTTGTAGCTTTGTCATTGCTCATACcgatgagaaggacaagcTCTTATGGTACAATGGAAGCCTGTTGAAGAACAAGCGGGTGGACCCAGATGGCTACGAAGTCCCAGAGAACTGGATGATAGATGGCAAATGGCACAAAGGAAGGACAAAGGACGATATGAGTTGTATGACTGATACGGAAGTACTGGAACTGACCGCGGAGGAGAAGCGTGTATTGCGGGAGAGCATTGAGATTGCTAAGAAGGTAGATATTGCCCTCAAAGGCACAGTATAG
- a CDS encoding related to trichodiene oxygenase cytochrome P450 codes for MGRYGRRIEKMHEQYGPIVRVSPDELHCSDPYFADEIYTGKPGRIRDKWQHHLKIAGAGPVSMATGTAGPHELHRKRRAAHARFFSRGQVLKLEDEVYNYAKLAIEKMLRWTGKEAFEVKGAFNCYTADVFSQYAFGEPMGFIEQEGWEPNFGTWTSSFLTTTYMMRHNGFARRLADILPIFADYMGDDVKRIMHQMHHVIPAYIKTALANPDGGRVFNEILNSNVLPEEEKSIYRLSGEGFVFLVAGTETTAAILTVMTFHLLHQPKIYARLMKDLEGIDPNNLKWAQLEQRSYLWALVQESLRHQPGAAARSPRIAREEELYYKSQDEKTQFVIPRGTPVSMTAMINHWDTRLFPDPDAFNPDRWLLPDGKPDYTLQKFLISFSKGSRVCVGESLALCEIYIMAALMAFRIIPKAELFETTIEDLTYDHDLVVLQTKKGHISTRIKIT; via the exons ATGGGTCGGTATGGCAGGAGGATAGAGAAGATGCATGAGCAGTATG GTCCTATCGTGCGCGTCAGCCCTGATGAACTTCACTGCAGCGACCCCTACTTTGCCGACGAGATCTACACGGGGAAGCCAGGTAGAA TCCGCGATAAATGGCAACACCACCTCAAAATAGCAGGCGCTGGCCCAGTCTCAATGGCAACCGGCACGGCTGGACCACACGAGCTCCATCGCAAACGTCGCGCTGCCCATGCACGTTTCTTCTCACGTGGACAGGTTCTCAAGCTCGAAGACGAAGTTTACAACTACGCTAAGCTTGCTATTGAGAAAATGCTCCGCTGGACCGGCAAGGAGGCATTCGAAGTCAAGGGCGCCTTCAACTGCTATACTGCCGATGTCTTCTCCCAGTACGCATTTGGAGAGCCTATGGGCTTTATCGAGCAGGAGGGCTGGGAGCCCAACTTTGGAACTTGGACCTCGTCCTTCTTGACAACCACTTACATGA TGCGGCACAACGGGTTTGCCAGGCGACTGGCCGATATCCTCCCCATTTTCGCGGATTATATGGGTGACGATGTCAAGAGGATAATGCACCAGATGCATCATGTTATCCCAGCCTATATCAAGACTGCCCTAGCAAATCCCGACGGCGGCCGTGTCTTTAACGAGATTCTGAACTCCAACGTCTTacctgaggaagagaagagcatTTACCGTCTTTCGGGTGAGGGAtttgtctttcttgttgctggaacGGAAACCACTGCG GCTATTCTCACCGTTATGACGTTTCAccttcttcaccaacccAAGATTTATGCTCGTCTGATGAAAGACCTCGAAGGCATTGATCCAAACAACCTAAAATGGGCACAGCTCGAGCAGAGATCATACCTCTGGGCCCTTGTTCAAGAGTCTCTACGACACCAGCCTGGGGCGGCCGCACGATCACCTCGTATCGCCCGTGAGGAGGAACTCTACTATAAGAGTCAAGATGAAAAGACGCAGTTTGTGATCCCCCGAGGTACACCTGTGAGCATGACGGCCATGATCAACCACTGGGACACGCGGCTGTTTCCGGATCCTGACGCTTTCAACCCTGACCGGTGGTTGCTACCCGACGGCAAGCCTGATTATACGCTGCAAAAGTTTCTTATCTCGTTCTCGAAGGGATCTAGAGTTTGTGTTGGTGAGAG TCTTGCGCTGTGTGAGATCTATATCATGGCCGCTCTGATGGCTTTTCGAATTATCCCGAAGGCTGAGCTTTTCGAGACTACGATTGAGGATCTCACGTATGACCATGACCTGGTCGTTTTGCAAACGAAGAAAGGACACATATCGACTCGCATCAAGATCACATGA
- a CDS encoding related to ABC1 transport protein has protein sequence MSIDIDHQSPSDVLKLKTPAVTIAGSDVSFDDTMSTRSSRSSVPSEMTGPPASDDKPEDCEETKVSETSNRILDVILEYSLHKFDTTEELHSAGRPKFLAVVSLFVRARQKVVMCLPAFPFKSANKVEKVLGNLPDKAEELALARLNSICVTIGQFYEPGAELTVISDGLVYNGTFILRSPTRNRVKSLTATGTSLMLHLDLLGISDQETWRYGSALRAMAERKGFSHLSFSRLQDLVAVKGLPNDLNELTYVANATNFRRTLFNKYGRDGDLDIDHEIAVNSDTLGTYKGYCRFLKSDLQHIFGPAKSSAKYRKDVKYLAKQMLIRGYAFAGAVKARFPNHLRLSIHQSTGENKISISLLNTKSGFTTPWHCSVVLMADGEWLSGLTVDFKADRLLELVEEDGRPSYFREVLRQRPYLIENAKPRIVIQQEPQAHRPRIRAS, from the exons ATGTCTATCGATATTGATCATCAGAGCCCCTCCGACGTCTTGAAACTGAAGACACCGGCTGTAACCATAGCTGGATCAGACGTTTCTTTCGACGACACCATGTCGACGAGATCTTCCCGCTCCAGTGTCCCGAGCGAGATGACGGGCCCTCCCGCCTCAGATGACAAACCGGAAGACTGTGAAGAGACCAAAGTCTCCGAGACTTCAAACAGAATTCTGGATGTAATTCTAGAATACTCTCTTCACAAGTTCGATACCACCGAGGAACTGCATAGCGCCGGCAGGCCCAAGTTCCTAGCCGTCGTCTCACTATTTGTTAGGGCACGGCAAAAGGTGGTGATGTGTCTGCCGGCATTCCCGTTCAAGTCAGCAAACAAGGTCGAAAAGGTGCTAGGCAACCTCCCAGATAAGGCTGAAGAGTTGGCACTTGCTAGACTAAACTCCATATGTGTTACTATTGGCCAATTCTATGAGCCGGGGGCCGAGTTGACTGTCATCTCGGACGGCCTGGTTTACAACGGTACGTTTATCCTCCGCAGCCCCACTCGGAACAGGGTGAAGTCTCTCACAGCCACTGGCACATCACTGATGCTTCATCTAGACTTGCTGGGCATTTCCGATCAGGAAACCTGGCGCTATGGGTCAGCGCTACGGGCAATGGCCGAGCGGAAGGGtttctctcatctctcattcTCCCGTCTACAGGACTTGGTCGCAGTGAAGGGTCTACCCAATGACCTTAATGAGCTCACGTACGTGGCCAACGCAACTAACTTCCGCCGGACCCTGTTCAACAAGTATGGCCGGGACGGCGATCTTGATATTGACCACGAAATCGCCGTAAATTCGGACACTCTCGGGACTTACAAGGGATACTGCCGCTTTCTCAAGTCAGATCTGCAGCACATTTTCGGCCCAGCCAAGAGCAGTGCCAAGTACAGGAAGGATGTTAAATATCTGGCCAAGCAGATGCTGATCCGTGGATAT GCCTTTGCAGGAGCCGTCAAAGCACGCTTCCCGAATCATTTGCGTCTCAGTATCCACCAATCCACCGGTGAAAATAAGATTTCCATTTCcttgctcaacaccaagagcgGCTTCACGACCCCATGGCATTGCAGCGTGGTTTTGATGGCCGATGGTGAATGGCTTAGCGGCCTGACGGTCGACTTCAAAGCTGATCGGCTCCTGGAGCtcgttgaggaggatgggCGGCCGAGCTACTTCAGGGAGGTCCTCCGTCAGAGACCATACCTGATAGAGAACGCGAAGCCGCGTATAGTTATTCAACAGGAGCCACAGGCCCATAGGCCCAGGATACGTGCGTCCTGA
- a CDS encoding related to P-type ATPase produces MGQTYMHLPEDGDDGNTSASRLLAPTSAYLATTTLQVGGMTCGSCTSAVESGFKGVDGIGTVSVSLVMERAVVTHDPEIIPAEKIQEIIEDRGFDAEVLSTDRSNPATTRLNHVFDQSTAIGSEDESATTTATTTFAIEGMTCGACTSAVEAGFNGVPGVLKFNISLLAERAVISYDETKLSPEKIAEIIDDRGFDVTILSTQRDSIHQAGDTTTAQFKVFGCKDATTAQLLEEGLIAVQGIRSASISLSTDRLTVVYQPRTIGLRGIVEAIEAQSLNALVASSEDNNAQLESLAKTREITEWRTAFRTSLAFAIPVLPIGMIIPMAFPVIDIGRFELIPGLFLGDIVCLVLTLPVQFGIGKRFYITGYKSLKHKSPTMDVLVVLGTSCAFLFSVFSMLISVLLEPHSKPSTIFDTCTMLITFITLSRWLENRAKGQTSKALSRLMSLAPSTATIYADPIAVEKAAESWAKSSDEPPTLKTPQTHEPGVSAWEEKVTPTELLEVDDIVVIRPGDKVPADGILVRGTTFVDESMVTGEAMPVQKYIGDSITAGTVNGDGRVDVRVTRAGHDTQLSQIVKLVQDAQTARAPIQQLVDTIAGYFVPMILILGLGTFLVWMVLCHVLSHPPEIFLEDNSGGKVVVCVKLCISVIVFACPCALGLATPTAVMVGTGVGAENGILIKGGAVLERITNVTQVVLDKTGTITYGKMSVARIGLVPQWTRNEVSRRLWWSIVGLAEMGSEHPVGKAILGAAKKELDLSPEGTIDGSVGDFKAVVGKGVSVTVEPATANRSRYMVLVGNLIFLQDRGIDVPEDAIEAAEMLNLSAGEGTLQAKSDTSSAGTTNIFVAIDGLYSGHMCLSDSIKEDAAATISVLHHLGIKTAIVTGDQRSTALAVASAVGIDFNNVYAGVSPDQKQAIVQELQDRGEVVGMIGDGINDSPALVTADVGIAMASGTDVAMEAADMVLMRPTELMIIPASLALTRTIFRRIKINLGWACIYNAIGLPIAMGFFLPFGLSVHPIMASLAMAFSSVTVVVSSLMLNSWTRPIWMDEMAKNGGREPKVERWAWGRGIVVRVKEMIGRRGKAEEVGYVPLQNIEG; encoded by the exons aTGGGACAAACCTATATGCACCTGccagaagatggcgatgacggAAATACAAGTGCTAGCAGGCTTCTAGCGCCCACGAGCGCATATCTCGCAACAACCACGCTGCAGGTCGGCGGCATGAC ATGCGGTTCGTGCACGTCAGCCGTTGAATCAGGCTTCAAAGGCGTTGATGGCATCGGAACAGTCTCCGTCAGCCTCGTCATGGAACGCGCCGTCGTCACGCATGACCCGGAGATCATACCCGCCGAGAAGATACAGGAGATTATCGAGGACCGTGGTTTTGACGCTGAGGTACTCTCGACTGATCGTTCCAACCCCGCGACTACTCGATTGAACCACGTCTTCGACCAAAGCACTGCGATTGGGAGCGAAGATGAGTCTGCAACGACTACTGCGACGACCACTTTTGCCATTGAGGGCATGACATGTGGCGCCTGCACGTCCGCCGTTGAAGCTGGCTTCAATGGCGTGCCCGGTGTGCTCAAGTTCAACATTAGCCTTTTGGCGGAACGAGCCGTCATTAGTTATGATGAGACGAAGCTTTCGCCGGAGAAAATAGCCGAGATTATTGACGATCGTGGATTTGATGTTACTATTCTATCGACGCAGCGCGATTCGATCCATCAGGCAGGAGATACGACAACCGCTCAGTTCAAGGTCTTCGGCTGCAAAGATGCGACTACTGCCCAGCTTCTGGAGGAAGGCCTCATTGCAGTCCAAGGCATCCGATCCGCATCTATCAGCCTCAGTACGGACCGCCTGACAGTCGTCTACCAGCCCAGGACTATAGGACTTCGTGGCATTGTTGAGGCTATAGAAGCGCAGAGCTTGAATGCCCTCGTTGCAAGCAGCGAGGATAACAACGCGCAGCTTGAATCGCTGGCAAAAACGCGCGAGATCACCGAGTGGCGGACAGCGTTCAGGACGTCGCTTGCCTTCGCGATCCCCGTTCTACCCATCGGCATGATTATTCCTATGGCTTTCCCAGTGATAGACATTGGACGTTTCGAACTCATACCGGGTCTATTCCTGGGTGACATCGTATGCCTCGTTCTCACTTTGCCTGTTCAATTCGGGATTGGCAAGCGATTCTATATTACTGGGTACAAATCTCTTAAACATAAATCGCCAACGATGGATGTTCTCGTCGTTCTCGGCACATCATGTGCCTTCCTTTTCAGCGTCTTCTCCATGCTCATCTCAGTCCTTCTTGAGCCACATTCTAAACCTTCCACAATCTTCGACACATGCACCATGCTCATCACATTCATCACACTGTCTCGGTGGCTCGAGAACCGTGCCAAAGGTCAGACTTCTAAGGCGCTGTCTCGTCTGATGTCACTAGCTCCATCCACAGCTACGATTTATGCTGATCCTATCGCCGTGGAAAAGGCAGCTGAGAGCTGGGCAAAGTCATCTGACGAGCCCCCAACTCTCAAGACACCTCAGACTCATGAGCCTGGCGTCTCTGCTTGGGAGGAAAAGGTCACCCCAACAGAGCtgcttgaggttgacgacATTGTTGTCATCCGTCCCGGTGACAAAGTGCCAGCAGATGGCATCCTGGTTCGAGGGACAACGTTCGTTGACGAAAGTATGGTTACTGGAGAAGCTATGCCTGTTCAGAAGTACATTGGCGATAGTATCACCGCCGGGACTGTCAACGGTGATGGGCGTGTCGATGTCCGAGTTACTCGAGCTGGCCATGATACGCAACTAAGTCAGATTGTCAAGCTAGTGCAAGACGCACAAACTGCCCGGGCCCCCATTCAGCAGCTGGTTGACACAATAGCCGGCTACTTTGTCCCCATGATTCTTATCCTAGGTCTTGGTACGTTCCTGGTATGGATGGTCCTATGTCATGTTTTATCTCACCCTCCGGAGATCTTCCTCGAAGATAACAGCGGCGGCAAGGTCGTAGTCTGCGTTAAGTTGTGTATTTCCGTCATTGTCTTTGCTTGTCCGTGTGCTCTTGGGTTGGCCACACCCACTGCCGTGATGGTTGGTACCGGAGTCGGTGCAGAAAACGGAATCCTGATCAAGGGAGGGGCTGTCCTCGAACGTATCACCAATGTCACGCAGGTTGTCCTCGACAAAACCGGCACAATTACCTACGGTAAGATGAGTGTGGCCAGGATTGGTCTAGTCCCGCAATGGACAAGAAACGAGGTCAGTAGACGACTGTGGTGGTCCATTGTCGGCCTAGCAGAGATGGGGAGCGAACATCCCGTCGGCAAGGCTATCCTAGGCGCTGCAAAGAAGGAGCTCGATTTGTCGCCCGAAGGAACCATTGATGGCAGCGTCGGAGACTTCAAAGCCGTTGTAGGGAAGGGCGTCAGCGTGACTGTCGAGCCAGCTACCGCCAACCGGTCACGATATATGGTACTGGTTGGCAACCTCATATTCTTGCAGGATCGTGGTATTGATGTCCCTGAGGATGCTATCGAGGCCGCTGAGATGCTTAATCTGTCGGCTGGCGAGGGCACATTGCAAGCCAAGAGCGATACCAGCAGCGCTGGAACTACCAACATCTTCGTGGCAATTGACGGCCTTTACTCGGGCCATATGTGCCTGTCCGACTCAATTAAAGAGGACGCTGCAGCGACTATCTCGGTCCTCCACCACTTGGGCATCAAGACCGCCATAGTAACCGGCGACCAACGGTCTACCGCACTCGCCGTCGCCTCTGCCGTGGGTATCGACTTCAACAATGTTTACGCCGGCGTTAGCCCCGATCAGAAGCAGGCTATCGTACAAGAGCTCCAGGACCGCGGCGAGGTTGTCGGCATGATTGGCGATGGCATTAACGACTCTCCGGCGCTTGTGACGGCAGACGTGGGCATCGCTATGGCAAGTGGAACAGATGTCGCAATGGAGGCGGCAGATATGGTCCTTATGAGGCCGACAGAGCTCATGATCATACCTGCTTCTCTAGCGCTAACGCGCACCATCTTCCGCCGGATCAAAATAAACCTTGGATGGGCATGCATCTATAACGCTATCGGCCTCCCGATTGCCATGGGTTTCTTCCTTCCATTCGGGCTTAGCGTACATCCTATAATGGCGAGTCTCGCGATGGCTTTCAGCAGTGTGACGGTGGTAGTCAGCAGCCTGATGCTCAACTCTTGGACAAGGCCTATTTGGATGGACGAGATGGCGAAGAACGGTGGCAGGGAGCCCAAGGTGGAGAGATGGGCATGGGGAAGGGGCATTGTCGTGCGGGTGAAGGAGATGATCGGACGCAGAGGCAAGGCGGAGGAAGTTGGGTATGTGCCCTTACAGAACATagaaggctga
- a CDS encoding related to Presilphiperfolan-8-beta-ol synthase, whose amino-acid sequence MVKFDSGSESEMTNGDELHINSKHEVKSRMANGNGVHNVPDHDQFQDRAEMEVLILPDLFSSLMSVPARENPHYASVKADADEWISFVINADAKWASRNKRVDFTYLASIWAPDCSAFALRTSADWNSWAFLFDDQFDEGHLSNDLEGAINEIARTREIMEGTAPRYTADSEHPIRYVFQTLCDRVKQNPEGFYAGKPSSERFYRRWMWAHELYWEGLVAQVRTNVEGRSFTRGPEEYLAMRRGSLGAYPALVNNEWAYGIDLPEEVADHPLVFEIMIIMSDQILLVKDILSYEKDLRLGVDHNMVRLLKAKGLSTQQAINEVGVMINNCYRRYYRALSELPCFGEEADRALLGYLEVEKNHALGSLLWSYNTGRYFKSKEDGARVRKTRELLIPKKMAAL is encoded by the exons ATGGTCAAATTTGATAGTGGTTCTGAGTCCGAGATGACGAACGGGGACGAGCTTCacatcaacagcaagcaTGAGGTCAAATCCAGAATGGCCAACGGCAACGGGGTGCACAATGTTCCCGACCATGACCAATTCCAAGATCGTGCCGAGATGGAGGTTCTCATCCTTCCCGACCTCTTCAGCTCACTCATGTCGGTTCCAGCCCGTGAGAACCCCCATTATGCCAGCGTCAAAGCCGACGCCGACGAGTGGATCTCCTT CGTGATCAACGCCGATGCCAAGTGGGCCAGCAGAAACAAACGGGTTGACTTTACCTATCTTGCAAGCATTTGGGCTCCTGACTGCAGCGCATTCGCCCTACGTACGTCAGCCGATTGGAACTCATGGGCCTTCCTCTTCGACGACCAGTTCGATGAAGGCCACCTGTCCAATGACCTGGAAGGGGCCATCAACGAGATTGCAAGGACACGTGAGATCATGGAGGGTACTGCCCCGCGGTATACCGCCGACTCAGAACACCCTATTCGCTATGTGTTCCAGACATTGTGCGATCGCGTCAAGCAAAACCCTGAGGGTTTCTACGCGGGAAAGCCATCGTCAGAGCGCTTCTACAGACGCTGGATGTGGGCACACGAACTCTACTGGGAGGGACTGGTCGCACAGGTTCGGACAAATGTGGAAGGTCGATCCTTCACACGTGGTCCAGAAGAGTACCTGGCCATGCGCCGGGGATCTCTGGGCGCCTATCCTGCGCTGGTCAACAATGAATGGGCTTATGGGATTGACTTGCCCGAGGAGGTAGCGGATCATCCTTTGGTGTTTGAAATTATGATCATCATGAGCGACCAGATCCTGTTAGTCAAAGACATTCTCTCCTATGAGAAGGACCTTCGCCTTGGGGTTGACCACAATATGGTCCGCCTGCTTAAGGCCAAGGGCCTCTCAACCCAGCAGGCCATAAACGAGGTCGGAGTTATGATCAACAACTGTTACAGACGCTATTACAGAGCACTCTCAGAGCTCCCATGCTTCGGGGAGGAGGCCGATCGCGCGCTCCTTGGCTAtcttgaggtcgagaagaacCATGCCCTCGGCAGTCTGCTCTGGAGCTACAATACAGGCAGGTATTTCAAGAGTAAAGAGGATGGCGCCCGGGTCAGGAAAACCAGAGAGTTGCTTATACCAAAGAAGATGGCAGCGTTGTAA